A genomic stretch from Pseudoliparis swirei isolate HS2019 ecotype Mariana Trench chromosome 18, NWPU_hadal_v1, whole genome shotgun sequence includes:
- the b4galnt1b gene encoding beta-1,4 N-acetylgalactosaminyltransferase 1 isoform X3, which produces MPFGKGWFAGRNLAVSQVTTKYVLWVDDDFIFTANTKLEKLVDILERTTLDLVGGAVREATGYTATYRQTISIESGEEDGDCLHMRRGFHHIIQGFPNCVVTDGVINFFLARTDKVQLVGFDPRLARVAHLEFFIDGLGSLHVGSCDDVIVNHATKIRLPWISQSESDKTYAKFRYPPASSDATHTKNGLLFFKNRFQCLTHN; this is translated from the exons ATGCCTTTTGGAAAG GGTTGGTTTGCTGGACGAAACCTGGCCGTCTCTCAGGTGACCACAAAGTACGTGCTGTGGGTGGATGATGACTTCATCTTCACAGCCAACACCAAGCTGGAGAAACTGGTGGACATTTTAGAGAGAACCACCCTGGATCTG gTGGGGGGTGCAGTGCGGGAAGCCACAGGTTACACTGCGACCTACAGACAGACCATCTCCATTGAGTCAGGGGAGGAGGATGGCGACTGTTTACATATGAGGAGAGGATTTCATCACATCATCCAAGGCTTCCCCAACTGTGTTGTGACAGACGGAGTCATTAACTTCTTCCTGGCTCGCACCGACAAAGTGCAGCTGGTCGGCTTTGACCCGCGCCTCGCCAGGGTAGCTCACCTGG AGTTTTTCATCGATGGATTGGGATCTCTCCATGTGGGCtcttgtgatgatgtcattgtcaaTCATGCAACCAAAATTAGACTTCCCtggatcagccaatcagagagcgacAAGACTTACGCCAAGTTTCGTTACCCACCGGCCTCCTCTGACGCCACCCACACGAAAAAcggcctcctcttcttcaagaACCGATTTCAGTGTTTGACTCATAATtag